A genomic region of Planococcus kocurii contains the following coding sequences:
- the pstB gene encoding phosphate ABC transporter ATP-binding protein PstB, translating to MTTIMTKKTVTETRSTEIAKKAVYETNQLNLWYGNNHALKNIDLEIKENEVTAIIGPSGCGKSTYLKTLNRMVELVPSVKTSGEILYRGRNIFDQDYGVEELRTRVGMVFQKPNPFPKSIYDNIAYGPRIHGIKNKKILDEIVEKSLRGAAIWEEVKDRLNDNAYSISGGQQQRICIARALAIEPDVILMDEPTSALDPISTLKVEELVQELKKDYSIIIVTHNMQQAARISDKTAFFLNGEVIEYDHTDTIFSNPSDKRTEDYISGRFG from the coding sequence ATGACTACTATTATGACGAAAAAAACAGTGACAGAGACAAGATCAACTGAGATTGCAAAAAAAGCTGTTTATGAAACCAATCAACTAAATCTTTGGTATGGCAACAATCATGCCTTAAAAAATATTGATTTAGAAATTAAGGAAAATGAAGTTACTGCTATTATCGGACCTTCGGGATGTGGCAAATCAACTTACCTTAAAACCTTAAACCGCATGGTTGAATTAGTGCCTTCAGTGAAGACGTCTGGAGAAATTCTTTATAGGGGACGTAATATTTTCGATCAAGATTACGGCGTCGAAGAGTTGCGGACTCGCGTGGGCATGGTTTTTCAAAAACCCAATCCATTTCCAAAATCAATTTATGATAATATTGCCTACGGTCCTCGTATCCATGGCATTAAAAATAAAAAAATACTTGATGAAATTGTTGAAAAAAGTTTACGTGGAGCGGCTATCTGGGAAGAAGTAAAAGATCGCTTGAACGACAATGCGTATAGCATTTCAGGTGGACAACAGCAACGAATTTGCATCGCACGTGCTTTGGCGATTGAACCTGACGTTATTTTAATGGATGAGCCGACATCAGCTTTAGATCCCATTTCCACGTTAAAAGTCGAAGAGTTGGTTCAAGAACTGAAAAAAGACTATAGCATTATTATTGTGACGCATAATATGCAACAAGCGGCGCGGATTTCAGATAAGACAGCATTCTTTTTAAACGGAGAAGTGATTGAATATGATCACACAGATACGATTTTTTCAAATCCTTCCGATAAACGAACGGAAGATTACATTTCAGGCCGATTCGGCTAA
- the pstA gene encoding phosphate ABC transporter permease PstA yields MRYIEHQQVIKRMNGRLLVNRIFKVIFLAATLLALLALVILLYRIVTQGAGHLSIEFLTNFASRFPEKAGIKAALIGSLWLMVVVAPTSIILGVGSAIYLEEYAKQNRITSFIRMNISNLAGVPSVVFGLLGLTIFVRAMALGNSILAAGFTMSLLILPVIVVASQEAIRSVPGELRDASYGMGATKWQTIVKIILPAAIPGILTGSILALSRAIGETAPLIVIGVPVIIQFLPAGVMDTFTALPMQIYDWSSRPQQEFQTVAAAGIMVLMAVLLFMNSIAVIIRNKFDKRY; encoded by the coding sequence ATGAGATATATTGAACACCAGCAAGTTATAAAGCGAATGAATGGCAGATTGCTTGTTAACCGTATTTTCAAAGTCATCTTCTTAGCTGCAACTTTACTGGCATTATTGGCATTGGTTATTTTGCTTTACCGGATTGTCACGCAAGGAGCAGGGCATCTATCGATTGAATTTTTAACTAACTTCGCTTCGCGGTTCCCGGAAAAAGCGGGGATTAAAGCGGCACTCATCGGCTCGTTATGGTTAATGGTCGTCGTCGCTCCGACTTCTATTATTTTAGGTGTTGGCTCTGCTATCTACCTTGAAGAATACGCAAAACAAAACCGCATTACCAGTTTTATTCGAATGAACATTTCCAATTTAGCGGGAGTTCCATCAGTGGTATTTGGTTTGCTTGGACTGACGATATTTGTTCGTGCTATGGCACTAGGAAATAGTATTTTAGCGGCAGGCTTTACGATGAGCCTATTGATTTTGCCAGTCATTGTCGTAGCTTCACAAGAAGCAATTCGCTCAGTTCCAGGTGAACTTAGAGATGCATCGTACGGTATGGGCGCTACAAAATGGCAGACTATCGTCAAAATTATTTTGCCAGCGGCTATCCCCGGCATCTTAACAGGCAGTATTTTAGCATTATCACGTGCCATAGGAGAAACAGCGCCATTGATTGTTATTGGTGTGCCAGTTATTATTCAATTTTTGCCAGCTGGTGTTATGGATACTTTTACAGCGCTGCCTATGCAGATTTATGATTGGTCAAGTCGACCGCAGCAAGAATTTCAAACTGTGGCAGCTGCAGGAATTATGGTGTTGATGGCAGTTCTGTTGTTTATGAATTCCATCGCAGTTATTATCCGCAATAAATTTGATAAACGCTATTAA
- the pstC gene encoding phosphate ABC transporter permease subunit PstC, translating into MRPSVQEMIARSNGKKNKKIIEKIIPIILFLIASVSVLTSIGIVLTLIVETITFFTRVPFFDFIFGTTWLPFSNKDAQFGILPLIVGTLKVTLIATVVAVPIGIAAAIYLSEYASENVRRVLKPILEVLAGVPTIVYGFFALTFVTPILQSVFPEIKIFNAISPGIVVGIMIIPMIASLSEDAMSAVPKSIREGALAMGSTKFEVAWKITVPAALSGIIASVVLAVSRAIGETMIVSLAAGSTPRFDGDFTGSIQTMTAYIVQVSKGDAGYGTTIYYSIYAVGFTLFVFTMMMNVLAGYVSKRFREEY; encoded by the coding sequence ATGCGACCATCTGTACAAGAAATGATCGCACGGTCAAATGGCAAGAAAAACAAAAAAATAATTGAAAAAATCATTCCAATTATACTGTTCTTAATTGCGTCAGTATCCGTTTTGACGTCTATTGGAATCGTTTTAACATTAATTGTTGAAACGATAACATTTTTCACGCGTGTACCATTTTTTGACTTTATTTTTGGGACTACGTGGCTACCGTTTTCAAATAAAGATGCACAATTTGGGATTCTCCCTTTAATTGTTGGAACCTTGAAAGTTACGTTAATCGCAACTGTAGTGGCGGTGCCAATCGGAATTGCAGCTGCTATTTATTTGAGTGAATACGCTAGCGAAAATGTTCGGCGTGTCTTAAAACCAATTCTTGAAGTATTGGCCGGTGTTCCAACAATTGTTTATGGATTTTTTGCGCTAACATTTGTAACACCTATTCTTCAATCGGTATTTCCAGAAATTAAGATTTTTAATGCAATTTCACCCGGAATTGTTGTCGGTATTATGATTATTCCGATGATCGCTTCCTTGTCAGAAGACGCCATGTCTGCTGTACCGAAAAGTATACGAGAAGGCGCTTTGGCAATGGGGTCGACAAAATTTGAAGTCGCTTGGAAAATTACTGTGCCGGCTGCTCTTTCAGGGATCATTGCATCTGTGGTTCTTGCCGTATCGAGAGCCATTGGAGAAACGATGATCGTTTCGCTTGCCGCAGGATCAACACCCAGATTCGATGGGGACTTTACCGGATCCATACAGACCATGACCGCATACATTGTCCAAGTATCAAAAGGGGACGCGGGATATGGCACAACTATCTACTATTCCATCTATGCAGTTGGATTTACATTATTTGTCTTTACAATGATGATGAATGTCCTTGCCGGCTACGTCTCAAAACGTTTCAGGGAGGAATATTAA
- a CDS encoding PstS family phosphate ABC transporter substrate-binding protein: MRNWKFAMASTILGSALILGACGSTDAGTETGETSSETAGDEAVAEGTVAGDGSSTVAPIMEGIVEEYAGAQPDVKVTVGTSGTGGGFEKFIQGETDFSNASRPIKEEEIASLQEAGIDYTEFQLAFDGLSVVVSQENDWVEDLTVEDLKKLWVEDGTTKKWSDINPEWPEEEVVFYAPGTDSGTYDYFNEVILEDEDLVSSATLSEDDNTLVQGIQADPNAIGFFGYAYYVANQDTLKVVSIDGVEPTNETIESGDYAPLSRPLFTYANNAALADSDAAYDFMKYTLENAGAMAEAVGYVALPQEAYDKGLADLEALK; this comes from the coding sequence ATGAGAAACTGGAAATTCGCAATGGCTTCAACAATTCTTGGATCAGCTTTAATTCTTGGTGCTTGTGGCAGCACAGATGCCGGTACAGAAACAGGAGAAACCAGTTCAGAAACAGCTGGAGATGAGGCAGTTGCTGAAGGAACCGTAGCAGGTGACGGATCCTCTACAGTCGCACCCATTATGGAAGGCATTGTGGAAGAATATGCTGGAGCTCAGCCAGACGTCAAAGTAACAGTTGGTACATCGGGTACTGGTGGCGGATTTGAAAAATTCATTCAAGGCGAAACAGATTTCTCTAACGCCTCTCGACCTATAAAAGAAGAAGAAATAGCGAGTCTTCAAGAAGCAGGCATTGACTATACAGAATTTCAATTGGCTTTTGATGGGCTATCAGTTGTTGTCAGTCAAGAAAATGACTGGGTAGAAGATTTGACAGTAGAAGATTTGAAAAAACTTTGGGTAGAAGATGGCACAACGAAAAAATGGTCTGACATCAACCCAGAATGGCCAGAGGAAGAAGTCGTCTTCTATGCGCCAGGAACAGATTCAGGAACTTACGATTATTTCAATGAAGTCATTCTTGAAGACGAAGACTTGGTCAGCTCAGCAACTCTTTCGGAAGATGACAACACATTGGTACAAGGGATTCAAGCGGATCCAAATGCCATCGGATTTTTTGGCTATGCCTATTACGTAGCTAACCAAGATACATTGAAAGTCGTTTCAATTGATGGTGTTGAACCAACTAACGAAACAATCGAATCAGGAGACTATGCGCCGCTATCGCGTCCACTATTCACCTATGCGAACAATGCAGCACTTGCAGATAGCGATGCGGCATATGATTTCATGAAGTATACGTTAGAAAACGCTGGAGCTATGGCAGAAGCAGTCGGTTATGTTGCGTTGCCACAAGAAGCGTACGATAAAGGATTAGCTGATTTAGAAGCTTTAAAATAA